GTTACGGTGTCGCTGCCCGCGGTTGGGGCGGTGGCGGCGGCAGCTCCGGGTCGGGGCAGGGGGGAGTAACGCTGCGTTTGTCGCCGCAGGATCGGAGCCGAGAGCGGCCGGTGGACCCCGCCCGTGGTAGTGGCAGCGGCAGCGCGCTGTCACCTCGCCTCACGGCGATGGGGAATGGACTCTCGGATCAGACGCCGATCCTGTCCAGCCTGCCTTCTTTCCAGTGTTTCCATATTGTGATCTTGGGGCTGGATTCCGCTGGGAAGACGACAGTGCTTTACAGGCTGCAGTTCAATGAGTTCGTCAACACCGTCCCCACGAAAGGATTTAATACGGAGAAAATCAAAGTGACTCTGGGTAACTCGAAAACGGTCACGTTCCACTTCTGGGATGTGGGCGGTCAGGAGAAGCTGAGGCCTCTGTGGAAGTCGTACACGAGGTGCACCGATGGTATCGTGTTTGTGGTGGACTCCGTCGACGTCGAGAGAATGGAGGAGGCCAAAACTGAACTTCACAAAATCACGCGGATATCTGAAAATCAAGGAGTGCCTGTCCTTATAGTCGCtaacaaa
The window above is part of the Coturnix japonica isolate 7356 chromosome 2, Coturnix japonica 2.1, whole genome shotgun sequence genome. Proteins encoded here:
- the ARL4A gene encoding ADP-ribosylation factor-like protein 4A, which encodes MGNGLSDQTPILSSLPSFQCFHIVILGLDSAGKTTVLYRLQFNEFVNTVPTKGFNTEKIKVTLGNSKTVTFHFWDVGGQEKLRPLWKSYTRCTDGIVFVVDSVDVERMEEAKTELHKITRISENQGVPVLIVANKQDLRNSLSLSEIEKMLAMSELSSSTPWHLQPTCAIIGDGLKEGLEKLYDMIIKRRKMLRQQKKKR